A region of the Flavobacteriaceae bacterium MAR_2010_188 genome:
AGCTTGCGATATATTGAAAAGAAACCGATTGAAGGCTTTCCGTATTATTATACTTTAGACGTTATCTATATGCTTTCTAGCGATAAGTTATTAATGGAACTGGCGATAAAGAACGATGATTTAAAAACCTTTCCTTTTGGTTTCGGTTGGCATCCTTATTTTGCTGCTCCGGATTTGGTAAATACTAAATTGAAAATGGACGCAGAATATAAATATGAAGATGGCAAGCTCGAATCCTGCGAACTGCCGACGGAATTTGAAGTTAAGGAGCAAGAATTTGATGATTGCTTTAAGTTGAATGACCGTGACGTTCTGCTCAAAACTTCAGAATATAATTTGAAGATTTCAACCTCCACCAAAGATATGTTTGTTCAGCTCTATATTCCAGAATCTAGAGATGCGATTGCAATCGAACCCATGACCGTCGCCCCAGATTCATTCAACAATAAATTCGGTTTAATGGAATTAAAATCGAAGAAAGAATTTAGGATTACCTATAAGCTCGAAGTTTAAAATAAGATTTTTCAATTTGAATTATTGAAACATATACAACAAACTAATTGTGCAAACCATGAAAAAAATAATACTGCTTAACTGCTTGATTCTACTGAGTTTCTCTTGTGTGAATACAGATGGTAAAAAATCTGAAGAGAGAGAAGTAGATAATTCTCAAGTAGATAAGGAAGAATGGATTTCACTTTTTACAGGTGAAAATCTCGATAAATGGGATATCAAGATAACCGGTCACGAGGTAGGTGAAAATTATAACAATACGTTTAGGGTAGAAGATAGTATGATTAGGGTTTCTTATGACGACTACGACAATTTTAATGGCTCATTTGGGCATCTCTACTCTAAAAAACCATACTCTTACTATAAACTAAAACTAGACTATCGCTTTGTAGGTCAGCAAACCACAGGGGGTGAAAGTTGGGCAAATAGAAATAGTGGGGTTATGTTACACGCCCAATCGGCGCAATCTAATAGTGTTGGTCAGTTTTTCCCTGTTTCTATAGAGTTTCAATTTTTGGGTGGACTAGGAGATGGCGAAAGGCCAACCGGGAATGTTTGTACTCCTGGGACTGCAATTCGTTTAGCTGATACTTTAAATTATCAACATTGTATCAATAGCAACTCAAAAACCTATGATGGAGAGCAGTGGGTGCATGCAGAAGCGATTGTTCTGGGTGACGAAAGAATCATGCACATTATCAACGGAGATACGGTGATGGACTATACAAAACCGATTATTGGAGGTGGACTGATTTCTAAAGATGAGCCTACCCAATGGAAATCTATGGGAATCGATAATGAAGATGTTTGGATTGCAAAAGAAGGTCAGCCATTAACCGAAGGCTACATTGTACTGCAAGGCGAAAGCACTCCGGTGGATTTCAAAAATATTGAATTATTAGACCTTTGTGGCTGTATGGACGAAAAAGCAAAAAACTATAAATCGTATTTTCTAAAAGCAGATAATAGCAAGTGTATCTATGATTAAGCTTGAAGAATCACAATTGTATTAGAAACAATGAAGTGCTGCTGATGTACCAAAGTCTACTTTAAAAAATAAAATGTTTAGTATATTTACTATTCTCAAAATCATCACAAGCGCACTTTAAAAACCATCTACCTCAAAAGAATTTCTTCAAGTAAATTTTTTGAGCAACCAATAAAAAATTAATGGAGAACAAAAAAGGATTTATTTTCGATTTAGACGGCGTAATTGTCGATACCGCAAAATATCATTACCTGGCATGGAAAAATTTAGCGAATTCCATCAACATCGATTTTACCGAAGTTCAAAACGAACAATTAAAAGGCGTAAGCCGTAAAAAGTCTTTGCAGAAAATCCTTAAGTGGGGTGGCGTAAAGTTAGAGGACGATAAATTTATGGAGCTTATGAGCCTTAAGAATGATGATTATCTTAATCATATTTCGGGGATGAGCGAAGATGAAATCTTGGTCGATGTCCCAAAAATATTATCGTATATTAGGGAAACAGGTCATCCGTTGGCATTGGGTTCCGCTTCAAAAAATGCTAGATCTATTTTAAGAAAGGTCAATTTGCTTTCAAAATTTGATGCCATCGTAGATGGAAACGACGTTTCTAAAGCTAAGCCTGATCCAGAAGTTTTTCTAAACGCAGCAAGACTGCTAAAAGTGAAGCCAGAAAATTGTGTGGTTTTTGAAGACGCTCTCGCCGGAATACAGGCTGCAAATGCGGCAAAAATGATTTCAGTGGGCATCGGAGAAAGAGATATTTTGGGAGAAGCCGATTATGTATTTAAGGATTTTTCCGAATTCGACACCAACTTTATCGATGAGCTGATAGCCACAAAACAGAAAGTTTAATTAAATGACCATCGATGATTAGGAACATGTAGTTCATCATGGTCAAATACTAATATTTATAAGAATTTAATATGAATCAAGATTATATAGTACCCAATGAATGGTCGATTATCGAAGAAGGCTTTGAAAAGGACAGAGTAAGGTCTTCAGAAAGTCTATTCGCAATCGGTAATGGCGCCATGGGCCAAAGAGCGAATTTTGAAGAGAAGTATTCAGGAAAAACGTTTCAGGGAAGTTATATCGCTGGGGTTTACTATCCAGATAAAACGAGAGTTGGTTGGTGGAAAAACGGTTATCCCGAATATTTTGCCAAAGTGCTTAATGCGCCAAATTTTATAGGAATAAACGTCACCGTTAATGGTGAGTCCTTAGACTTAAATACCTGTAAAAAGGTAGAACATTTTCGTCGCGAACTTAATATGAAGGAAGGTTGGCTTTCAAGAAGTTTTACCGCTACGATGCAAAATGATATTGTCATAGAAGTAAAGGTGAAGCGTTTTTTAAGTCTTACTATCGATGAGGTAGCGGCAATTAATTATGGGATTAAACCAATAAGCGGCGACGCCTTAATTTCATTTACACCTTATCTCGATGCAAGCATTACCAATGAAGATACAAATTGGGACGATAAATTTTGGGCAGTAGACGAGGTTACCCAACACGGAAACCAAGCATTTATTCATTCTCATACCATGAAAACGGAGTTTCATGTTTGCACCTTTATGCAGGCAGATTTGTTTTTGAATAGCGATTCTATCGAAGCAAATTGGCAAACCGAGCAAACTTCAAATTATGTAGAACTAAAATCAGAAGTTCATGTAAATGAGGGCGATTCTATCAATCTGATAAAAATGGCAGGTTATACCGCAGATCGAGACCACGATAAAAATCAATTAATTCCAGCGGCGAAAGAGGTGCTTAAAAAGGCTTCAGATTTAGGATTTCACAAATTGTTAGTTCAACAAAAGGAAGCTTGGGAGAAAATCTGGAAGATGTCCGACATCACTATCGAAGGTGATGTAAAGGCACAACAAGGAATTAGATTTAATATTTTTCACCTTAACCAAACCTATCTTGGTACCGACGCAACCTTAAATATCGGGCCTAAGGGTTTTACCGGAGAGAAATACGGTGGAAGTACTTATTGGGACACCGAAGCTTATTGTATCCCATTTTATATGGCGACCAAAGACCAGCAAGTGGCGCGTAATCTCTTGACCTATCGTTATAATCACTTAGAAAAAGCAATTGAAAATGCTGAAAAGTTAGGCTTTAAAAATGGCGCGGCTTTATATCCTATGGTAACCATGAATGGTGAAGAATGCCATAACGAATGGGAAATTACCTTTGAGGAAATACATCGTAATGGCGCCATTGCTTTCGCGATTTATAATTATTATCGCTTTACTGGTGACTATAGCTACATTCCCGAAAAAGGTCTAGAAGTCCTTCTAGCTATTGCACGATTTTGGAAACAACGAGCCACTTATTCCAAAGAGAGAGGTAAGTATGTGATTCTAGGCGTCACAGGTCCTAATGAATACGAAAACAACGTGAACAATAATTTCTACACCAATTACATGGCTAAATGGTGCATACAATTTGCATTAGAAAATATTGAAAAAGTCAAAAACGAGTTTCCTACAGATTATTCAAGAATTGCTGAAAAAACCGAACTTAATGATACTGAAATCAATAAGTTGAAGGAGGTTGCCGATAATATGTATTTCCCGTTTTCGGAAAAACTGAACATTTATATGCAGCAGGACGGTTTTATGGATAAAGAACTAATCACGGTTGCAGATTTAGACAAAACCCAACGCCCAATCAACCAGAAATGGTCTTGGGATAGGATTTTAAGATCACCGTATATAAAGCAAGCCGATACTTTACAAGGTTTTTATTTCTTTGAAGACCACTTTAGCACTGAGGAATTAGAAAGACATTTCGATTTTTATGAACCATTTACCGTTCACGAAAGTTCACTTTCTCCTTGTGTGCACAGTATACAGGCGGCCAAGTTGGACAGAATGGACCAAGCTTACCAATTTTATTTAAGGACATCTAGATTAGATTTAGATGACTATAATAAGGAAGTTCACGAAGGTCTGCATATCACTTCGATGGCTGGTACATGGATGAGTATTGTTGAAGGTTTCGGCGGAATGAGGGTTAAGGAAGGAAAACTTTCCTTTAATCCTAAAATTCCAGAGCAATGGGAAGCATACTCTTTCAAGATAAATTTTAGAAACCAGATCATCAAGGTAAATGTTTCCCAAGATGAGACCAGCTTTGAAGTTGATGGTAATTCTGAAATCCAGATTTTGGTTGATGGTAAGCCGGTTTCTATTTCTCCGGGCAAAGTGGTCAAGATTGACTAAAAATGAAATGCTTAGTAATTCTACTTTTTGCACTATTGTCTACTGATTTAAATGCCCAGATAAAACATCTGGAGCCACCAAATTGGTGGGTTGGTTTTAAGGATCAGCAACTTCAGTTATTGGTGAATGCCGATAACATTGGCGGAGCTAAGGTTAAAATTGAATACGCTGGCGTAGAATTGTTAGACACTCATAATGCAGATAGTCCTAATTATCTTTTTTTAAATCTTCAGATTAATCAAGATGCCAAAGCCGGTAAATTCAATATTGAATTTCTACTGAGCAATGGTAAGAAATTATCTTATACCTACGAACTAAAGTCTAGGGAGAACAAACCCGAAAATTTAGTCGGTTTTAATAGCAGTGACGTTATTTATCTTATTACACCAGACCGATTTGCTAACGGAAATCTGGGTACTGATGTGGTTAAAGGACTTAAGGAAAATTCCATAGACCGCAATAATGATTATGCAAGACACGGCGGTGACATCCGTGGTATGATAAATCATTTAGATTATATTGATGATATGGGATTTACCGCTCTATGGTCTAGCCCACTTCTAATAAACGATATGCCATCCCAATCATATCACGGCTATGCGATAACCGATTACTACAAGGTTGACCCGCGTTTTGGCAGTTTGGATGATTATATAGAACTTTCCAACAAGAGTCGGTCAAAAGGTATAAAATTGATTATGGATCAGGTTGCTAACCATTGCGGATTAGGGCATTGGTGGATGAAGGATTTACCCTTTAAGGATTGGGTAAACAACCAAGAAGATTTTAGTAACAATACACCACTATCTAACTCAAACCATAGACGCACCACCAATCAAGATCTGTATGCTTCAAATTATGATGAAGAATTATTAAGCAATGGTTGGTTTGTTTCAGGAATGCCAGATTTAAACCAAAGGAATAAATTTCTTGCTACTTACATCATTCAAAATAGTTTGTGGTGGATAGAAACCCTTCAACTTGGAGGAATTAGACAAGATACTTATCCATATCCCGATAAAAAATTTATGGCGAATTGGGCTGGGACCATAATGAACGAATATCCAAATTTCAACATTGTAGGTGAGGAGTGGAGCTATAATCCGTTGTTAGTTGGTTATTGGCAACATGGCGCCGTAAACAAGGATGGATATGAATCTAATTTAAAGACCACCATGGATTTCCCAATGCAGAGCATTATTTCTCAGGCATTAAATGAAACTGAAGAATGGGACCGTGGATTGATTAAAATTTATGAAGGTTTGGCAAACGACTTTCATTATGCCGATCCAGAGTCCATTATGATTTTCTCGGACAATCATGATATGGACCGAATTCTTACTCAATTACATGAAGATGTAGAAAATACAAAAATGGCGATGAGTTTAATCTTGACTCTTCCAAGAATTCCACAAATTTATTACGGTACCGAAATACTGATGCAGAATTCGGCCAGACCTGGCGACCATGGACTCATCAGAACAGATTTTCCTGGTGGTTGGAAAGATGATGAAGTCAATGCCTTTACCGGAAAAAACCTAACTCCCGAACAAAAGGATATGCAGAGTTTTATGAAGACTCTGTTGAACTACCGCAAAACAAGTAAAGCACTTTCAGAAGGAAAAACCACTCATTTTGCTCCGTATAATGGCATCTATGCTTTATTCAGGGTTATAGATGAAGAAATTGTGATGGTAATTATCAATAAAAACGATGAGCCAATTGAATTAGATTTAAATAAATTCAACGAAATAGGTCTTCAAGATAAAACTGTTAAGAATATTATTTCAGGTGAAAGCTTCACCTTTGGTGAGACATTACTATTATCCGGAAAAGGAAGCATTCTGCTTACAACTAAGCTTTAACCAATGAAAATGAGAGTAAAGCTTTTTATTCTTTCAATTGCTCTTATTTTTGTGAGCTGTAAATCAAAACCAACTACCGAACCGCAAGAACATCGCATGGTCAAAAACTATTCAGAAAAAAAACAAGTCGTCTATCAAGTTTTCACCCGATTATT
Encoded here:
- a CDS encoding aldose 1-epimerase — translated: MFSTNYSLNKTQTENVLEVSSDTGAYCKINLSLGGSIQELVLDNKTIIKQSEKEYHQGFHSAILFPFPNRIFGGRYSFEGKEYQLPINFKSENNAIHGLVFDKEFKLVGKKLLKDKAVISLRYIEKKPIEGFPYYYTLDVIYMLSSDKLLMELAIKNDDLKTFPFGFGWHPYFAAPDLVNTKLKMDAEYKYEDGKLESCELPTEFEVKEQEFDDCFKLNDRDVLLKTSEYNLKISTSTKDMFVQLYIPESRDAIAIEPMTVAPDSFNNKFGLMELKSKKEFRITYKLEV
- a CDS encoding beta-phosphoglucomutase, with product MENKKGFIFDLDGVIVDTAKYHYLAWKNLANSINIDFTEVQNEQLKGVSRKKSLQKILKWGGVKLEDDKFMELMSLKNDDYLNHISGMSEDEILVDVPKILSYIRETGHPLALGSASKNARSILRKVNLLSKFDAIVDGNDVSKAKPDPEVFLNAARLLKVKPENCVVFEDALAGIQAANAAKMISVGIGERDILGEADYVFKDFSEFDTNFIDELIATKQKV
- a CDS encoding maltose phosphorylase, which translates into the protein MNQDYIVPNEWSIIEEGFEKDRVRSSESLFAIGNGAMGQRANFEEKYSGKTFQGSYIAGVYYPDKTRVGWWKNGYPEYFAKVLNAPNFIGINVTVNGESLDLNTCKKVEHFRRELNMKEGWLSRSFTATMQNDIVIEVKVKRFLSLTIDEVAAINYGIKPISGDALISFTPYLDASITNEDTNWDDKFWAVDEVTQHGNQAFIHSHTMKTEFHVCTFMQADLFLNSDSIEANWQTEQTSNYVELKSEVHVNEGDSINLIKMAGYTADRDHDKNQLIPAAKEVLKKASDLGFHKLLVQQKEAWEKIWKMSDITIEGDVKAQQGIRFNIFHLNQTYLGTDATLNIGPKGFTGEKYGGSTYWDTEAYCIPFYMATKDQQVARNLLTYRYNHLEKAIENAEKLGFKNGAALYPMVTMNGEECHNEWEITFEEIHRNGAIAFAIYNYYRFTGDYSYIPEKGLEVLLAIARFWKQRATYSKERGKYVILGVTGPNEYENNVNNNFYTNYMAKWCIQFALENIEKVKNEFPTDYSRIAEKTELNDTEINKLKEVADNMYFPFSEKLNIYMQQDGFMDKELITVADLDKTQRPINQKWSWDRILRSPYIKQADTLQGFYFFEDHFSTEELERHFDFYEPFTVHESSLSPCVHSIQAAKLDRMDQAYQFYLRTSRLDLDDYNKEVHEGLHITSMAGTWMSIVEGFGGMRVKEGKLSFNPKIPEQWEAYSFKINFRNQIIKVNVSQDETSFEVDGNSEIQILVDGKPVSISPGKVVKID
- a CDS encoding Glycosidase, producing the protein MKCLVILLFALLSTDLNAQIKHLEPPNWWVGFKDQQLQLLVNADNIGGAKVKIEYAGVELLDTHNADSPNYLFLNLQINQDAKAGKFNIEFLLSNGKKLSYTYELKSRENKPENLVGFNSSDVIYLITPDRFANGNLGTDVVKGLKENSIDRNNDYARHGGDIRGMINHLDYIDDMGFTALWSSPLLINDMPSQSYHGYAITDYYKVDPRFGSLDDYIELSNKSRSKGIKLIMDQVANHCGLGHWWMKDLPFKDWVNNQEDFSNNTPLSNSNHRRTTNQDLYASNYDEELLSNGWFVSGMPDLNQRNKFLATYIIQNSLWWIETLQLGGIRQDTYPYPDKKFMANWAGTIMNEYPNFNIVGEEWSYNPLLVGYWQHGAVNKDGYESNLKTTMDFPMQSIISQALNETEEWDRGLIKIYEGLANDFHYADPESIMIFSDNHDMDRILTQLHEDVENTKMAMSLILTLPRIPQIYYGTEILMQNSARPGDHGLIRTDFPGGWKDDEVNAFTGKNLTPEQKDMQSFMKTLLNYRKTSKALSEGKTTHFAPYNGIYALFRVIDEEIVMVIINKNDEPIELDLNKFNEIGLQDKTVKNIISGESFTFGETLLLSGKGSILLTTKL